The genomic window CTCGTCGCCCCATTCCGCGGCGGAGGCATAGTCCATGTCCACGTGGGCCAGGATGAAGTCGATGTCGTGCAAGGACCGCTTGAACGCGTGCCGGAGGTAGAACTGGGTGCGCGCGAGTTCGCAGTAGGTCAGGTACACGGCGTTGTTGACATGACCCATCGCGTCCAGGTCGCGGAACCGCATCTGGATTTGGACGGTGAAGCGCGCCATCGCGCGCGCCGATGCGACGGCCTGCGAAAAACGTTTGGGTGGTCCTCAACCCTTCCGAACGAGCCGGGTAAACTCCTCGGACTTTTCGAACGGAATCTGGCGGCTCGGGTCCGCCAGGATCGCGGGACGAGCCGGCAAGGACGCCTTCGCCAGGTCCCGGTAGATCTCCCAGGAAAGCTCGATCCGTTTCCACAGGGTCTCGTCTACCTTTCGGAGCACCCTCGCAGGCACCCCGGCGATCACGCTCTCCTCCGGAAACTCGGCGTTTTCCCGAGTGACCGTGCCGGCGGCCACAAGGCTGCCGCGGCGTACGACCGTGCCGCTGTTCAGCGTCGCGTGCATGCCGATCAAGGAGTCGCCCAAGACCTTGGTGCCGTGGACCACCGCGGAGTGACCTACGGTCACGTGGTCGCCGATCTCACAGGGCATCCGACGGTCCACGTGGAGCACCGCATTGTCCTGCACGTTGGAATCCTTCCCGACGACCACGGCATCGAAGTCGCCGCGCAGCACGGCCCCGTGCCAGACGCTCCCACCCTCGGCCACGGAGACATCGCCCACGAGGACCGCGGTCGGAGCGACGTAAATCATCGTCGCCGCCATGGCACCCTTCCTCTCAAGCCTTTCGCCGCGTCCTTCGTCCCGCCGAAACGAGCCGTCGGGTACGCGAATCCTGCATGACCGCCGCCGCCGACGACGAGATGCTGCTCGAGGGCCGGGTGTCGGCACGGGGCCTCGTGATCCCCGAACAACTGGACCCTGACGAGTACCTGGCGCGACCGCGTGCCAAGGGCCTCGCGATCCACGAACAACGGACGGTGCTCTGACACCCAGGACCCGCGGGCCTACTCGAGGTTCACGAGCACGTTCTTCACGTGGGTGTAGAACAGGACCGCATCCACGCCCTGCTCCTGGCCCAGACCGGACTGCTTCCATCCGAGGAACGGCGTCTGGGGGAACGTCACGGGATACTCGTTGATCGAGACCATCCCCGCCTTGAGACGCCGCGCGATCGTGTGGGCGCTCCCGAGGTCTTGGGTCCAGAGTCCCGCGCTGAGCCCGTACGGCGTGTCGTTCGCGCGTGCGATGGCGTCGTCCAAGTCCGTGAAGGACCAAGCCGCCAGGACGGGGCCGAAGACCTCCTCGCGGGCCACCCGGCTGTCCGCGGGGGGATGCTCGAAGACCGTGGGCAGGAGGAAATTCCCGTCGCGCAACCGCGCATCCTCCGGCCGCCCGCCGCCCACGAGCGGCTTCGCCCCTG from Thermoplasmata archaeon includes these protein-coding regions:
- a CDS encoding thioesterase family protein, with product MARFTVQIQMRFRDLDAMGHVNNAVYLTYCELARTQFYLRHAFKRSLHDIDFILAHVDMDYASAAEWGDEVEVSVWPSKIGESSFTLSYELRDNKSGRVLATSSSVQVAYDYDKKKTKPIPPDFRKMLEKNLEA
- a CDS encoding gamma carbonic anhydrase family protein, whose protein sequence is MAATMIYVAPTAVLVGDVSVAEGGSVWHGAVLRGDFDAVVVGKDSNVQDNAVLHVDRRMPCEIGDHVTVGHSAVVHGTKVLGDSLIGMHATLNSGTVVRRGSLVAAGTVTRENAEFPEESVIAGVPARVLRKVDETLWKRIELSWEIYRDLAKASLPARPAILADPSRQIPFEKSEEFTRLVRKG